One Luteibacter aegosomaticola genomic window carries:
- a CDS encoding relaxation protein, whose amino-acid sequence MEEKEILTLVSSTALLMEQFERRCSMIERRLDQTWQALEGLTSHVPTAVQRSADGVLREIPLQIIDRVREGIDRPVGEYELRLQNASSSAMEATRLVADQMTRMEKLHRHLVWKVVGVVGGAVALLLVAAIWLSSHYMDVIKQNQLSAELLKAYNKADVTLCGGQLCANVDIKGTKAGDKGQYLPVNPR is encoded by the coding sequence ATGGAAGAGAAGGAAATCCTGACGCTGGTCAGCAGCACTGCGCTCTTGATGGAACAGTTCGAACGGCGTTGCTCGATGATCGAGCGGCGGCTGGATCAGACATGGCAGGCGTTGGAAGGCCTGACCAGCCACGTACCCACGGCGGTGCAGCGCTCGGCCGATGGCGTCCTTCGCGAGATCCCGCTGCAGATCATCGACCGCGTCCGCGAAGGTATCGACCGCCCCGTGGGCGAGTACGAGCTTCGCCTCCAGAATGCCTCGAGCTCAGCGATGGAGGCCACCCGCCTGGTCGCCGACCAGATGACGCGAATGGAGAAGCTCCATCGGCATCTGGTGTGGAAGGTGGTGGGCGTAGTGGGTGGCGCCGTCGCGTTGTTGCTCGTCGCAGCCATATGGCTATCGTCGCATTACATGGATGTGATCAAGCAGAACCAGCTCTCCGCCGAGCTGCTTAAGGCGTACAACAAGGCGGATGTCACGCTTTGTGGCGGGCAGCTTTGTGCCAACGTCGACATCAAGGGCACCAAGGCCGGCGACAAGGGGCAGTACCTCCCGGTCAATCCACGCTAG
- a CDS encoding DUF6159 family protein, producing the protein MGKFARSWALMKSSANILRQDKELMLFPLFAGLASLVVIASFAWPVISLLHGHRTGLEDGGRHVSPVFLAVSFLFYFIQYGVVIFFNTALASAAFIRLDGGNPTLNDGLSAAWSKLPAIIGYALISATVGMILRAIQERAGFIGRIVAGLLGVGWTVATFLVVPVLAAQNVGPVEAVKDSASLVKRTWGENIIGNAGIGVVGGLLTFCVMIVSAMLIFGAFSTGSVALTVAVGVVAVIAIVALGLFQNAMHGVYAAALYRYAQYGDPGQGFDRALLESAFRQKK; encoded by the coding sequence ATGGGCAAGTTCGCACGCAGTTGGGCGCTGATGAAATCGAGCGCCAACATCCTCCGCCAGGACAAGGAGCTGATGCTCTTTCCGCTCTTTGCGGGCTTGGCGTCGCTCGTGGTCATCGCCTCGTTCGCCTGGCCGGTGATCTCGCTGCTCCACGGCCACCGCACCGGCCTGGAAGATGGCGGCCGGCACGTCTCGCCGGTGTTCCTCGCCGTCTCGTTCCTGTTTTACTTCATCCAGTACGGTGTGGTGATCTTCTTCAACACCGCACTGGCATCCGCCGCCTTCATTCGCCTTGATGGCGGTAATCCCACGCTCAACGATGGCCTCAGCGCCGCGTGGAGCAAGCTGCCCGCGATCATCGGCTACGCGCTCATCTCGGCCACGGTCGGCATGATCCTGCGCGCCATCCAGGAGCGCGCCGGCTTCATCGGTCGCATCGTGGCCGGCCTGCTTGGCGTGGGCTGGACGGTCGCCACCTTCCTCGTCGTGCCGGTGCTCGCCGCGCAAAACGTCGGGCCGGTGGAAGCGGTGAAGGACAGCGCTTCGCTCGTGAAGCGCACCTGGGGCGAGAACATCATTGGTAACGCCGGCATCGGCGTCGTCGGCGGTCTTCTCACCTTTTGCGTCATGATCGTCAGCGCCATGCTTATCTTCGGCGCGTTCAGCACGGGCTCCGTTGCGTTGACGGTTGCCGTCGGCGTCGTCGCGGTCATCGCCATCGTGGCCTTGGGGCTCTTCCAGAACGCCATGCACGGCGTCTATGCCGCCGCCCTGTATCGCTACGCGCAATATGGTGACCCGGGCCAGGGCTTCGATCGCGCCCTGCTGGAAAGTGCGTTCCGCCAGAAGAAGTAA
- the folK gene encoding 2-amino-4-hydroxy-6-hydroxymethyldihydropteridine diphosphokinase → MGRAYLSLGSNIDAPRWLAAAVAELRARFGALDISPVYRSAAVGFDGPDFFNLAVALDSDLGPEALNEWLHALEDRHGRVRGGDRYANRTLDVDIVLYDDLVMSGAGNLKLPRSELRHAFVLKPMADIAPDVRNPVTGQTMAALWAAFPQDKEPLTAEPMPL, encoded by the coding sequence ATGGGCCGTGCTTACCTGAGCCTCGGTTCGAATATCGACGCACCGCGCTGGCTGGCGGCGGCCGTGGCGGAATTGCGCGCCCGCTTTGGCGCGCTGGATATCTCGCCGGTGTACCGCAGCGCCGCCGTCGGCTTTGATGGCCCGGACTTCTTCAACCTTGCCGTGGCGCTGGATAGCGACCTCGGCCCGGAAGCGTTGAACGAGTGGCTCCACGCGTTGGAAGACCGCCACGGCCGCGTCCGTGGCGGCGACCGCTACGCCAACCGTACCCTGGACGTGGATATCGTCCTGTACGACGACCTGGTGATGAGCGGCGCAGGCAACCTCAAGCTCCCCCGTAGCGAACTCCGCCACGCCTTCGTGCTGAAGCCGATGGCCGACATCGCCCCCGACGTCCGCAACCCGGTCACCGGCCAGACCATGGCCGCCCTGTGGGCCGCCTTCCCCCAAGACAAAGAACCCCTCACCGCAGAGCCGATGCCCCTGTAG
- a CDS encoding mechanosensitive ion channel family protein: MDDMFTIIELKRAGAIAGLFVVAWLVGLLGRVFLHRVVRVATRHTAWRWDDALYEFGAFRWLARMLPAIVVYYGIALFLEVKDQDSLAGFIRDVAVCWMIVCVIAAIGRSLIAFESLYSATPAGKRSIKGVVQLLQLVLWIVAVVIVITRLTHQNVALLLSGIGAMSAVLLLVFKDTILGFVAGIQLSTNDMLRVGDWITMSSAGVDGDVIDITLHTVKVRNFDRTIVTVPTWRLISDSFQNWRGMSDSGGRRIKRELFVDAACVRFLEDGELERFAKIHLLAAYLKQKREDIQRWNDALGEPGKLPANRRRQTNIGAFRAYADAYIKAHPDVHDAMTRMVRMRDPGPQGIPLEVYCFTNTVVWLEYERIQADIFDHLIAILPEFGLRPFQQPSGGDVREAIGALHGIPALED, encoded by the coding sequence ATGGACGACATGTTCACCATCATCGAGTTGAAGCGCGCAGGCGCCATCGCCGGCCTCTTCGTGGTGGCCTGGCTGGTGGGTTTGCTGGGCCGCGTGTTCCTGCACCGCGTGGTGCGCGTGGCGACACGGCATACCGCGTGGCGCTGGGACGATGCCCTCTATGAATTCGGCGCCTTCCGCTGGCTCGCGCGCATGTTGCCCGCCATCGTCGTGTACTACGGCATCGCGCTGTTCCTCGAGGTAAAGGACCAGGACAGCCTCGCCGGTTTCATTCGCGATGTCGCCGTGTGCTGGATGATCGTCTGCGTCATCGCCGCGATCGGCCGCTCGCTGATCGCGTTCGAATCGCTTTACAGCGCGACCCCGGCCGGCAAACGCTCCATCAAGGGCGTGGTGCAGCTGTTGCAACTGGTCCTGTGGATCGTGGCCGTGGTGATCGTCATTACGCGCCTTACCCATCAGAACGTGGCGTTGCTGCTGTCCGGCATCGGTGCCATGTCCGCCGTGTTGTTGTTGGTGTTCAAGGACACGATCCTCGGCTTCGTCGCCGGTATCCAGCTCAGCACCAACGACATGCTGCGCGTGGGTGACTGGATCACCATGTCCTCCGCAGGCGTGGATGGCGATGTCATCGATATCACCCTGCACACGGTGAAGGTGCGCAACTTCGATCGCACGATCGTTACCGTGCCGACGTGGCGCCTGATTTCCGACTCGTTCCAGAACTGGCGCGGCATGTCCGATTCGGGCGGTCGCCGAATTAAGCGCGAATTGTTCGTTGATGCGGCGTGCGTGCGCTTTCTTGAAGACGGCGAGCTCGAGCGGTTTGCGAAGATCCACCTGCTCGCTGCTTACCTGAAACAGAAGCGCGAGGATATCCAGCGCTGGAACGATGCGCTGGGCGAACCAGGCAAGCTACCGGCGAACCGTCGCCGCCAGACGAACATCGGTGCTTTCCGTGCCTATGCCGATGCCTATATCAAGGCGCATCCGGATGTGCACGATGCGATGACCCGCATGGTTCGCATGCGTGACCCCGGCCCGCAGGGCATTCCGCTCGAGGTCTATTGCTTCACCAACACCGTCGTGTGGCTGGAATACGAGCGGATCCAGGCCGACATCTTCGACCACCTCATCGCCATCCTCCCCGAGTTCGGCCTGCGTCCGTTCCAGCAGCCTTCGGGCGGCGATGTGCGCGAGGCGATCGGGGCGTTGCATGGCATCCCTGCACTGGAGGACTGA
- the folB gene encoding dihydroneopterin aldolase → MDIVFIEDLRIDAVIGIYDWERRIRQTLSFDLEMAFDNRRPAATDDINDTLNYKSISKRLQAYVESSSFGLVETLAERCAEIVREEFGVSWVRLKLSKPGAVRGARAVGVRIERGTRPE, encoded by the coding sequence ATGGACATCGTCTTCATCGAGGACCTGCGCATTGACGCGGTCATCGGCATCTACGACTGGGAACGCCGGATCCGGCAGACCCTTTCGTTCGACCTGGAGATGGCGTTCGATAACCGCCGCCCCGCGGCGACCGACGACATCAACGACACCCTGAACTACAAGTCGATTTCCAAGCGGCTGCAGGCGTATGTGGAATCCTCCAGCTTCGGCCTGGTCGAGACGCTCGCCGAGCGCTGCGCCGAGATCGTGCGTGAGGAATTCGGCGTGTCGTGGGTGCGCCTGAAACTCTCCAAGCCGGGTGCCGTACGTGGTGCCCGTGCCGTCGGCGTGCGCATCGAGCGCGGCACGCGGCCCGAATGA
- the tsaD gene encoding tRNA (adenosine(37)-N6)-threonylcarbamoyltransferase complex transferase subunit TsaD, with the protein MQISKPVLGVETSCDETGVALLRWDPENPGRGLLSHALFSQIALHAEYGGVVPELASRDHVRKLLPLVRQALKDAGLTPADLGGVAYTAGPGLVGALLVGASAARAMAWALGVPAIGVHHMEGHLLAPLLEEDPPEPPFVALLVSGGHSMLVEVKAIGEYQILGDTLDDAAGEAFDKTAKLMGLPYPGGPALAKLAEQGEPGKYRFSRPMVDRPGLDFSFSGLKTQVLLAWQASDKSEQTRADIARGFEEAIVDTLAIKCRRALQATGTKRLVIAGGVGANKRLRTQLAEAGAADGFRVYFPRLQFCTDNGAMIALAGAIRLAAGQQQDETIQVFPRWSLETLPPAA; encoded by the coding sequence ATGCAAATTTCAAAGCCTGTGTTAGGTGTCGAGACCTCCTGCGATGAAACCGGCGTGGCCCTGCTGCGCTGGGACCCGGAAAATCCGGGCCGCGGGCTGCTTTCCCACGCCCTTTTCAGCCAGATCGCCCTGCATGCCGAGTACGGCGGCGTGGTGCCGGAGCTGGCCAGCCGCGACCATGTCCGCAAGCTGCTTCCCCTTGTGCGCCAAGCCCTGAAGGACGCCGGACTCACCCCGGCCGACCTCGGCGGGGTGGCCTACACGGCCGGCCCGGGCCTCGTTGGCGCCCTTCTGGTCGGTGCCTCGGCCGCCCGCGCCATGGCCTGGGCCCTCGGCGTGCCGGCCATCGGCGTCCACCATATGGAAGGGCATCTGCTGGCGCCTCTTCTGGAAGAGGACCCGCCGGAACCGCCGTTCGTGGCCCTGCTGGTCTCCGGCGGCCACTCCATGCTGGTGGAGGTGAAGGCGATCGGTGAGTACCAGATCCTGGGCGATACCCTGGACGACGCTGCGGGCGAGGCCTTCGACAAGACCGCCAAGCTTATGGGCCTGCCGTACCCCGGTGGCCCGGCGCTGGCGAAGCTGGCGGAGCAGGGCGAGCCGGGCAAGTACCGCTTCTCCCGTCCCATGGTGGACAGACCGGGGCTCGATTTCAGCTTCTCCGGCCTGAAGACCCAGGTGCTCCTGGCCTGGCAGGCCTCAGATAAATCGGAGCAGACCCGGGCCGATATCGCCCGTGGCTTCGAAGAGGCGATCGTGGACACCCTGGCCATCAAATGTCGCCGGGCGCTGCAGGCCACCGGGACGAAGCGGCTGGTGATCGCCGGCGGCGTGGGCGCCAACAAGCGACTGCGTACCCAACTGGCCGAAGCCGGCGCCGCCGATGGCTTCCGCGTGTACTTCCCCCGCCTGCAGTTCTGCACCGACAACGGCGCCATGATCGCCCTGGCGGGCGCCATTCGCCTTGCGGCGGGCCAACAGCAGGACGAAACCATCCAGGTCTTCCCGCGCTGGAGCCTCGAAACCCTGCCCCCCGCAGCCTGA
- the rpsU gene encoding 30S ribosomal protein S21, which translates to MPSVKVRENEPFELALRRFKRTCEKAGVLAETRKREFYEKPTQERKRKRAAAVKRHLRRLSRDTTRRTRMY; encoded by the coding sequence ATGCCGAGCGTTAAAGTCCGCGAGAATGAGCCGTTTGAGCTTGCCCTCCGCCGCTTCAAGCGTACGTGCGAAAAGGCTGGCGTGCTGGCCGAAACGCGCAAGCGCGAATTTTACGAAAAGCCGACCCAGGAGCGTAAGCGTAAGCGCGCTGCTGCTGTGAAGCGCCACCTGCGCCGTCTGTCTCGCGACACGACGCGCCGGACCCGCATGTACTGA
- a CDS encoding GatB/YqeY domain-containing protein, whose protein sequence is MSLKAKITDDMKAAMKGGEKDRLAVIRLVQAQIKQREVDERIELDDAQVLAVLEKMQKQRRDSLDQFEKAGREDLAAVERYEMTVIDAYLPTKLTDAELDALIDAAVAESGASSARDMGKVVALVKEKAAGRADMGAVAGKVKAKLM, encoded by the coding sequence ATGAGCCTCAAGGCAAAGATCACTGACGACATGAAGGCCGCCATGAAGGGCGGCGAGAAGGACCGCCTGGCGGTGATCCGCCTGGTCCAGGCCCAGATCAAGCAGCGTGAAGTCGATGAACGGATCGAACTCGACGACGCCCAGGTCCTGGCCGTCCTCGAGAAGATGCAGAAGCAGCGCCGCGACTCCCTCGACCAGTTCGAGAAGGCCGGCCGCGAGGATCTGGCTGCGGTCGAGCGCTACGAAATGACCGTCATCGACGCCTACCTCCCGACCAAGCTGACCGACGCCGAGCTCGATGCCCTCATCGACGCCGCCGTGGCCGAATCCGGCGCCAGCTCGGCCCGCGACATGGGCAAGGTCGTCGCCCTGGTGAAGGAAAAGGCCGCCGGCCGCGCCGACATGGGCGCTGTGGCAGGCAAGGTCAAAGCCAAGCTGATGTAA
- a CDS encoding DUF1328 family protein has translation MLKYAIIFGIIALVTGALGFTKVSGIAGTIAKVCFAIFLILFIIAILAVVGVFKMAF, from the coding sequence ATGCTTAAGTACGCCATCATCTTTGGCATCATCGCCCTGGTCACGGGCGCCCTTGGCTTCACCAAGGTCTCCGGCATCGCCGGCACGATCGCCAAGGTCTGTTTCGCCATCTTCCTGATCCTGTTCATCATCGCCATCCTGGCCGTCGTCGGCGTCTTCAAAATGGCGTTCTGA
- the dnaG gene encoding DNA primase, with product MRGRIPDNFIDELLTRVDIVDVIERRVPLKKAGREWTACCPFHNERSPSFYVSPAKQFFHCFGCGAHGSAIKFLMDYDRLEFPDAIEELAQSVGMKVPYEGGRDDKPREDRSDLYTLLDEATSFYQRELGQSDEAKAYVDKRGLDEETLKRFRIGWAPAGFDGVLKALGTTDNRRKLLNDAGMVASNERGNRYDRFRERVMFPILDRRGRVIAFGGRVLSSDQGPKYLNSPETPLFHKGRELFALWQVKQANQTVSRIMVVEGYMDVIALHQAGLPIAVATLGTATTPDHAEVLFRAAPDVYFCFDGDRAGRQAAWRAVESILPRMRDGRQAHFLFLPDGEDPDTLVRKEGKEGFEKRMKESMPLSEYFFEEMARDVDTTRLDGRARLAERARPLIAKLPDGAFRDLMADELKRRTGAGATFEPEAAPTRPARPAQGGPQRSLVRSAITLLLAQPALALELEPPYPFLRLDRPGVNLLAELIDVIRSRPDIRPAVLVEYFLDRPEYASLQKLMQAEVIGEADMQREEFMGALAGMYRQAVTERRKDLSARIGSLDDTEKAELRVLLADHAAQGKAPAE from the coding sequence ATGCGCGGCCGAATCCCCGACAACTTCATCGACGAGCTCCTGACTCGCGTCGACATCGTCGACGTGATCGAACGCCGCGTGCCGCTGAAGAAGGCCGGCCGGGAGTGGACGGCGTGCTGCCCGTTCCATAACGAGCGCTCGCCGTCGTTCTACGTGAGCCCGGCCAAGCAGTTCTTCCACTGCTTCGGCTGTGGCGCCCACGGCAGCGCCATCAAGTTCCTGATGGACTACGACCGGCTGGAATTCCCCGACGCGATCGAGGAACTGGCTCAGTCCGTAGGCATGAAGGTGCCTTACGAGGGCGGCCGCGACGATAAGCCACGGGAAGACCGCAGCGACCTGTACACCCTGCTGGACGAGGCCACGAGCTTCTACCAGCGGGAGCTAGGCCAGAGCGACGAGGCCAAGGCCTACGTCGACAAGCGCGGCCTGGACGAAGAGACCCTTAAGCGGTTCCGCATCGGCTGGGCCCCGGCGGGCTTCGATGGCGTCCTCAAGGCCCTCGGCACCACGGACAACCGCCGCAAGCTGCTCAACGATGCGGGCATGGTCGCCAGCAACGAGCGTGGCAACCGCTACGACCGCTTCCGCGAGCGGGTCATGTTCCCGATCCTGGACCGGCGCGGCCGCGTCATCGCGTTCGGCGGCCGCGTCCTGTCCTCCGACCAGGGCCCGAAGTACCTCAACTCCCCGGAAACGCCCCTCTTCCACAAGGGCCGCGAGCTCTTTGCCCTGTGGCAGGTGAAGCAGGCCAACCAGACGGTTAGCCGCATCATGGTGGTCGAGGGCTATATGGATGTCATCGCCCTGCACCAGGCCGGCCTGCCTATCGCGGTGGCAACCCTGGGCACGGCGACCACGCCGGACCATGCTGAAGTCCTGTTCCGCGCCGCGCCCGATGTCTATTTCTGCTTCGACGGCGACCGCGCCGGCCGCCAGGCCGCCTGGCGCGCGGTGGAATCGATCCTGCCGCGCATGCGCGATGGCCGCCAGGCGCACTTCCTGTTCCTCCCCGATGGCGAGGACCCGGACACCCTGGTGCGCAAGGAGGGCAAGGAGGGCTTTGAGAAGCGGATGAAGGAATCGATGCCCCTCTCCGAATACTTCTTCGAGGAAATGGCCCGCGACGTCGATACCACCCGGCTGGATGGCCGCGCCCGCCTGGCGGAGCGCGCCCGGCCGCTGATTGCGAAGCTGCCCGATGGCGCGTTCCGCGATCTCATGGCGGACGAGTTGAAGCGACGCACCGGCGCCGGGGCCACCTTCGAGCCCGAGGCGGCGCCTACCCGCCCGGCCCGGCCCGCCCAGGGCGGCCCCCAGCGCAGCCTCGTCCGCAGCGCAATCACCTTGTTGCTGGCCCAGCCCGCGCTGGCACTTGAGCTCGAGCCGCCCTACCCGTTCCTGCGCCTCGACCGCCCGGGCGTGAACCTGCTGGCTGAACTGATCGACGTGATCCGTTCCCGGCCGGATATCCGCCCTGCCGTGCTGGTTGAGTACTTTCTTGATCGCCCCGAATACGCCTCCCTGCAGAAGCTGATGCAGGCCGAAGTGATCGGCGAGGCGGATATGCAACGCGAGGAATTCATGGGAGCGCTGGCGGGCATGTACCGCCAGGCCGTCACGGAGCGCCGCAAGGACCTGAGCGCTCGCATCGGCAGCCTTGATGACACCGAGAAGGCCGAGCTTCGCGTTCTCCTGGCGGACCATGCCGCCCAGGGCAAGGCGCCAGCCGAATGA
- a CDS encoding DedA family protein, whose protein sequence is MELLNSLVDVFGRNGYIAVFLALILCGAGLPLPEDITLVAGGIITGLGYGDVHTMVGVGMAGVLMGDSTMFLLGRHFGGRIMRWRFVARLLTPERYAKVQEKFEKYGNRLMFVARFLPGMRTAVFITAGATHRVGFLRFLLLDGMAAAISVPLWVYLGYLGAHNHTWLAMWIRRGQAGLWFALLAAVIVVGIVWWRRKKAERACETHEHHDRRQKNLSSRLRNDEH, encoded by the coding sequence ATGGAACTGCTCAATAGCCTCGTCGACGTCTTCGGGCGGAACGGCTACATCGCCGTCTTCCTCGCCCTGATTCTGTGCGGCGCGGGCCTGCCCCTGCCTGAAGACATCACCCTCGTGGCCGGCGGCATCATCACCGGCCTCGGCTACGGCGACGTCCACACCATGGTGGGCGTGGGCATGGCCGGCGTGCTGATGGGCGATTCGACCATGTTCCTGCTGGGACGCCACTTCGGTGGCCGGATCATGCGCTGGCGCTTCGTCGCCCGCCTGCTCACCCCCGAGCGCTACGCCAAGGTCCAGGAAAAGTTCGAGAAGTACGGCAACCGGCTCATGTTCGTGGCCCGCTTCCTGCCCGGCATGCGCACCGCCGTCTTCATCACCGCCGGCGCCACCCACCGCGTGGGCTTCCTCCGCTTCCTGCTGCTCGACGGCATGGCCGCCGCCATCAGCGTGCCGCTCTGGGTGTACCTGGGCTACCTGGGTGCCCATAACCACACCTGGCTGGCCATGTGGATCCGGCGCGGCCAGGCCGGCCTGTGGTTCGCGCTCCTCGCCGCCGTGATCGTCGTCGGCATCGTGTGGTGGCGACGCAAGAAAGCCGAACGTGCCTGCGAAACCCATGAGCACCACGACCGCCGCCAGAAGAACCTCAGCTCGCGCCTTCGCAACGATGAGCACTGA
- a CDS encoding LysR substrate-binding domain-containing protein, which translates to MKRSLPLNAVRVFELAAQHLSFTKAGEELSLTAAAVSAQVKLLEAYLGTPLFVRSNNKLALTAAGANYFPRIRDAFRALQHATDQVMGERSASLRVAVPPTFGTKWLVPRLFRFFTKHPDIAVEVVTDGGDAGWDLAIDDRIGEGMELLVTSGYTPVCAPRVAEGIREPADLFQQLLLHERPGRRAVAIASWDQWFEQVGVEPGAISREMGFGDGTMMLQAAIEGQGVALAQDLLVAYDLAAGRLAAPVPLEVPLRHSYYVAVSREAASREETALFRAWLMMELAS; encoded by the coding sequence ATGAAGCGTTCGCTCCCCCTCAACGCCGTGCGTGTGTTCGAGCTTGCGGCGCAGCATTTGAGCTTTACCAAGGCCGGCGAGGAACTCTCGCTGACGGCCGCTGCGGTCAGTGCGCAAGTCAAATTGTTGGAGGCCTACCTCGGCACGCCTTTGTTTGTGCGAAGCAACAATAAGCTCGCACTCACGGCGGCGGGTGCGAATTATTTCCCGCGCATCCGGGATGCTTTTCGTGCGCTGCAACACGCCACGGACCAGGTGATGGGTGAGCGGAGCGCCTCGTTGAGGGTCGCCGTGCCGCCCACCTTCGGTACGAAGTGGCTCGTTCCGAGGCTATTTCGCTTCTTCACGAAGCATCCCGATATCGCGGTCGAGGTGGTCACGGATGGTGGCGATGCCGGATGGGATCTGGCGATCGATGACCGGATCGGTGAAGGGATGGAGTTGCTGGTGACCAGCGGGTACACCCCGGTCTGCGCGCCCCGCGTGGCCGAGGGCATCCGTGAGCCAGCCGACCTGTTCCAGCAGTTATTGCTCCACGAGCGCCCCGGCCGCCGGGCGGTGGCCATCGCCAGCTGGGATCAGTGGTTCGAGCAGGTGGGCGTGGAGCCCGGTGCGATCTCACGTGAGATGGGCTTCGGCGACGGCACCATGATGTTGCAGGCGGCCATCGAAGGGCAGGGCGTGGCCCTCGCACAGGACCTGTTGGTGGCTTACGACCTGGCGGCAGGGCGCCTGGCCGCACCGGTGCCCCTGGAGGTGCCGCTGCGCCACAGCTACTACGTAGCCGTTTCGCGCGAGGCCGCTTCAAGGGAAGAGACGGCCCTGTTCCGCGCGTGGCTCATGATGGAGCTGGCGAGCTAG
- a CDS encoding 2-dehydro-3-deoxygalactonokinase, translating into MNTLTIDTGTTNTRVTAWRDGQPVGQAATQVGVRDTAITGNTRKLEEAVRDTIATALAEADLDKSEISRVLASGMITSNVGLCEIPHVPAAAGIDDLAKAMRESLVETVWHQPIWFVPGVRNAVDHIGLHNCEAMDMMRGEETESFALVERLNLSEPTVIVLPGSHSKFVSIDAQQRIEGCVTTLAGELLHVISHDTILAGSLKEGFAKKIDTEMLLAGAASARKIGLGRACFSVRILDQFAVYDANARANFLLGAVLGSDLLTLKNSSAIRMSPGTRFVVSGKPILREAIARLVEGDDFFSGTVTVLGDDEQRDLAGYGAITIARRRGLLG; encoded by the coding sequence ATGAACACCCTTACCATCGACACCGGCACCACCAACACACGCGTCACCGCGTGGCGGGATGGCCAGCCCGTCGGACAAGCCGCCACCCAGGTCGGCGTCCGCGATACAGCCATCACCGGCAATACGCGCAAACTCGAAGAAGCCGTGCGCGACACGATCGCCACTGCGCTCGCCGAGGCGGACCTCGACAAGAGCGAGATCAGCCGCGTCCTGGCATCGGGAATGATCACGTCCAACGTCGGCCTGTGCGAGATCCCGCACGTACCTGCCGCCGCCGGCATCGATGACCTGGCGAAAGCCATGCGCGAATCGCTCGTGGAAACCGTCTGGCACCAGCCCATCTGGTTCGTGCCTGGCGTGCGCAACGCGGTGGACCACATCGGCCTGCATAACTGCGAAGCCATGGACATGATGCGCGGCGAGGAGACCGAATCCTTCGCCCTCGTCGAACGCCTCAACCTTAGCGAGCCCACCGTCATCGTCTTGCCGGGTTCGCATTCGAAGTTCGTAAGCATTGATGCCCAGCAGCGGATCGAAGGCTGCGTCACGACGCTGGCCGGCGAACTCCTGCACGTCATCTCGCACGACACCATCCTGGCGGGCTCGCTCAAGGAAGGTTTCGCGAAGAAGATTGATACGGAGATGCTGCTGGCTGGCGCCGCGTCCGCGCGCAAGATCGGCCTGGGCCGCGCGTGTTTCAGCGTGCGCATCCTTGACCAGTTTGCGGTGTACGACGCGAACGCGCGCGCCAACTTCCTTCTGGGGGCGGTGCTCGGCTCCGACCTGCTCACCCTGAAGAACTCCAGCGCCATACGGATGAGCCCGGGCACGCGCTTCGTGGTGAGCGGCAAGCCCATCCTGCGCGAAGCCATCGCGCGCCTGGTGGAAGGCGACGATTTCTTTTCCGGCACCGTCACGGTGCTGGGCGACGACGAGCAACGCGACCTGGCCGGATACGGTGCGATCACCATCGCCCGCCGCCGCGGCTTGCTCGGCTAA